In Carettochelys insculpta isolate YL-2023 chromosome 31, ASM3395843v1, whole genome shotgun sequence, a single window of DNA contains:
- the AP3M2 gene encoding AP-3 complex subunit mu-2 — translation MIHSLFLINSSGDIFLEKHWKSVVSRSVCDYFFEAQERATEAENVPPVIPTPHHYLLSVYRHKIFFVAVIQTEVPPLFVIEFLHRVVDTFQDYFGVCSEVVIKDNVVVVYEVLEEMLDNGFPLATESNILKELIKPPTILRTVVNTITGSTNVGDQLPTGQLSVVPWRRTGVKYTNNEAYFDVIEEIDAIIDKSGSTITAEIQGVIDACVKLTGMPDLTLSFMNPRLLDDVSFHPCVRFKRWESERILSFIPPDGNFRLLSYHVSAQNLVAIPVYVKHNISFRDSSSLGRFEITVGPKQTMGKTVEGVMVTSQMPKGVLNMSLTPSQGIHTFDPVTKLLSWDVGKINPQKLPSLKGTMSLQAGTSKPDENPTINLQFKIQQLAISGLKVNRLDMYGEKYKPFKGIKYMTKAGKFQVRT, via the exons ATGATTCACAGCCTCTTCCTGATTAACTCCTCAGGGGATATTTTTCTGGAGAAACACTGGAAGAGTGTTGTCAGCCGTTCTGTTTGTGACTACTTTTTTGAGGCACAGGAGAGGGCTACAGAGGCAGAAAATGTACCTCCTGTGATCCCCACACCTCACCACTATCTCTTGAGTGTTTATCGTCATAAGATCTTTTTCGTGGCAGTGATTCAGACGGAAGTGCCTCCCCTATTTGTCATTGAATTCTTACATCGGGTTGTCGACACTTTCCAG GATTATTTTGGTGTCTGCTCGGAGGTGGTGATCAAGGACAATGTTGTGGTGGTTTATGAGGTACTGGAGGAGATGCTGGACAATGGATTCCCATTGGCTACTGAATCCAATATCCTAAAGGAGCTGATAAAACCCCCCACCATTTTGCGAACTGTCGTCAACACCATCACAG GAAGCACCAACGTAGGTGACCAGCTCCCTACTGGACAGCTATCAGTCGTACCTTGGCGACGGACTGGTGTGAAATACACCAATAATGAGGCATATTTTGATGTGATTGAGGAGATAGATGCAATCATTGACAAATCAG GTTCCACAATTACAGCTGAAATACAAGGGGTGATTGATGCTTGTGTTAAACTGACTGGGATGCCAGATCTCACCCTCTCTTTCATG AACCCTCGGTTGCTGGATGATGTCAGCTTTCATCCGTGTGTGCGTTTCAAGCGCTGGGAATCGGAGCGGATTCTCTCTTTCATCCCACCAGATGGGAATTTCCGATTGCTCTCCTATCATGTCAGTGCTCAGAA CTTGGTGGCCATTCCTGTCTATGTTAAACACAACATCAGTTTCCGTGACAGCAGCTCATTGGGACGCTTTGAGATCACAGTGGGACCCAAGCAGACTATGGGGAAGACAGTAGAGGGGGTGATGGTCACCAGCCAGATGCCAAAAGGGGTCTTGAACATGAGCCTCACCCCGTCCCAGGGAATACACACCTTTGATCCAGTTACAAAG TTGCTCTCCTGGGATGTTGGGAAAATAAACCCTCAGAAGCTGCCGAGTCTGAAGGGGACTATGAGCCTTCAAGCTGGCACGTCCAAACCTGATGAGAATCCCACCATCAACCTGCAGTTTAAAATTCAGCAGCTGGCTATCTCTG GGCTGAAGGTGAATCGCCTGGACATGTATGGGGAGAAGTACAAACCGTTCAAGGGCATAAAATACATGACCAAGGCTGGCAAGTTCCAAGTCCGAACTTAG
- the PLAT gene encoding tissue-type plasminogen activator — protein sequence MEGKLLCPYLVMIAITTLQCQELRVRLRRGARSKPTCTDQPSQQIYQQRETWLRLARGRVEYCACDNGWSWCHSVPVRRCADQKCYNGGQCKQALYSPQLFICQCHQGFSGKQCEIDTEATCYEDVGVTYRGTWSVTESGSECLNWNISALAQKKYNGRRADAAQLGLGNHNYCRNPDEDSKPWCHVYKGGQYSWEYCSTPACLKGGKEDCFSGRGTEYRGRHSTTSSGATCLRWDSKIIANKFYTAQKSNAQHLGLGSHNFCRNPDNDSRPWCHVLEAGRAKWEYCDVPVCSTCGLRQPKGAQFRIKGGLYADITSHPWQAAIYTRYRRVTGEHFLCGGILISSCWVLSAAHCFQERPSVNRLKIVLGRTYRMIPQENEQQFQVEKYILHSKFDPDIYDNDIALLQLKSESEECASETDTVRPACLPEPGLRLPDWTECEISGYGKHDEFSPFYSERLKEGHVRLFPASRCTSQHLRNKTVTENMLCAGDTRQLDDACKGDSGGPLVCVKDNHMHLIGIISWGIGCGQKDTPGIYTNVTHYLDWIQDNTKA from the exons ATGGAAGGGAAACTCCTGTGTCCCTACTTGGTGATGAtagccatcaccactctgcagtgcCAG gagctccGTGTGCGCCTCAGACGGGGAGCCAGATCGAAAC CCACTTGCACTGACCAGCCATCCCAACAGATTTACCAGCAGAGAGAGACCTGGCTACGCCTGGCAAGAGGCAGAGTAGAATACTGCGCGTGTGACAATGGCTGGAGCTGGTGCCACAGCGTGCCTGTCAGAC GCTGTGCTGACCAGAAGTGTTACAATGGGGGTCAGTGTAAACAGGCACTCTATTCCCCTCAGCTCTTCATCTGCCAGTGCCATCAAGGCTTCTCGGGGAAGCAGTGTGAAATAG ATACCGAAGCCACATGTTACGAGGATGTGGGAGTAACGTACAGGGGGACGTGGAGCGTGACAGAGAGTGGGAGCGAGTGCTTAAATTGGAATATCAGCGCCTTGGCTCAGAAAAAGTACAATGGACGAAGAGCAGATGCTGCTCAACTGGGACTTGGCAATCACAACTATTGCAG GAACCCAGATGAGGACTCCAAGCCATGGTGCCATGTCTACAAAGGGGGACAGTACTCCTGGGAATACTGCAGTACACCTGCTTGCTTAAAAG GAGGAAAGGAGGACTGCTTTTCCGGGAGAGGCACAGAGTACCGCGGCCGCCACAGCACCACCAGCTCTGGTGCGACCTGTCTGAGATGGGACTCCAAAATCATTGCCAACAAATTCTACACGGCTCAGAAGTCCAATGCCCAACATCTGGGGCTTGGGAGTCACAATTTCTGCCG AAACCCTGACAATGACTCGAGGCCCTGGTGCCACGTGCTGGAGGCAGGCCGTGCGAAGTGGGAATACTGCGACGTGCCTGTCTGCT CCACCTGTGGCCTACGACAGCCCAAAGGAGCCCAGTTCCGAATTAAAGGTGGCCTCTATGCAGACATCACCTCCCACCCATGGCAGGCCGCCATTTATACCAGGTATCGTCGCGTGACCGGGGAGCATTTCCTGTGTGGAGGAATCCTGATCAGCTCCTGCTGGGTCCTGTCAGCTGCCCACTGTTTCCAGGAGAG GCCTAGTGTCAACCGGCTAAAGATTGTGCTGGGCAGGACGTATCGAATGATCCCTCAGGAGAATGAGCAACAGTTCCAAGTGGAGAAATACATCCTGCATAGCAAATTTGACCCAGACATTTATGACAATGATATCG ctCTGTTACAGCTGAAGTCTGAGTCAGAAGAGTGTGCCAGTGAAACAGACACTGTCCGCCCCGcctgcctcccagagccaggacttCGGCTGCCTGACTGGACAGAATGCGAGATCTCTGGCTACGGCAAGCACGATGAAT TTTCTCCTTTCTACTCGGAGCGGCTGAAGGAAGGGCATGTCAGACTGTTTCCAGCTAGTCGCTGCACATCACAGCACCTGAGAAACAAGACAGTCACTGAGAACATGCTGTGTGCGGGAGACACCCGGCAACTGGATGATGCCTGCAAG GGGGACTCCGGAGGGCCTCTGGTCTGTGTGAAGGATAATCATATGCACTTGATTGGAATCATCAGCTGGGGAATAGGCTGTGGACAGAAAGACACACCTGGCATCTATACAAATGTGACTCATTACCTTGATTGGATTCAAGACAACACGAAGGCATGA